The following proteins come from a genomic window of Leopardus geoffroyi isolate Oge1 chromosome A3, O.geoffroyi_Oge1_pat1.0, whole genome shotgun sequence:
- the SEMA4C gene encoding semaphorin-4C: MAPHWAVWLLAVGLWGLGIGAEVWWNLVPRKTVSSGELATVVRRFSQTGIQDFLTLTLTEQTGLLYVGAREALFAFSVEALELQGVISWEAPAEKKAECIQKGKSNQTECFNFIRFLQPYNTSHLYVCGTYAFQPKCTYIDMLTFTLERGEFEDGKGKCPYDPAKGHTGLLVDGELYSATLNNFLGTEPVILRNMGPHHSMKTEYLAFWLNEPHFVGSAYIPESVGSFTGDDDKVYFFFSERAVEYDCYAEQVVARVARVCKGDMGGARTLQRKWTTFLKARLVCSAPDWQLYFNQLQALHTLQDASWHNTTFFGVFRARWGDVDLSAVCEYQLEEIQRVFEGPYKEYREQAQKWGRYTDPVPSPRPGSCINNWHRRHGYTSSLELPDNTLNFIKKHPLMEEQVGPRWGRPLLVKKDTNFTHLVADRVTGLDGATYTVLFIGTGDGWLLKAVSLGPWVHLIEELQVFDQEPVESLVLSRSKKLLFAGSRSQLVQLPLADCMKYRSCADCVLARDPYCAWSVNTSRCVTVGGHSGSLLIQHVTVSDTSGICNLRGNKKVRLTPKNITVVAGTDLVLPCRLSSNLAHARWTFGGRDLPAEQPGSFLYDARLQALVVMAAQPRHAGAYHCFSEEQGARLAAEGYLVAVVAGPSVTLEARAPLENLGLVWLAVVALGAVCLVLLLLVLSLRRRLREELEKGAKAAERTLVYPLELPKEPTSPPFRPGPEADEKLWDPVGYYYSDGSLKIVPGHARCQPGGGPPSPPPGIPGQPLPSPTRLHLGGGRNSNANGYVRLQLGGEDRGGLGHPLPELADELRRKLQQRQPLPDSNPEESSV, from the exons atggccccacactgggctgtctGGCTGCTGGCAGTGGGGCTGTGGGGCCTGGGCATTGGGGCTGAGGTGTGGTGGAACCTGGTGCCCCGGAAGACGGTATCTTCTGGGG AGTTGGCCACAGTAGTGCGGCGGTTCTCCCAAACGGGCATCCAGGACTTCCTGACATTGACCCTGACTGAGCAGACAGGACTTCTGTATGTGGGGGCCCGGGAGGCCCTGTTTGCCTTCAGCGTGGAGGCGCTGGAGCTGCAAGGAGTG ATCTCGTGGGAGGCACCAGCTGAGAAGAAGGCCGAGTGTATCCAGAAAGGGAAGAGTAACCAG ACGGAGTGTTTCAACTTTATCCGCTTCCTGCAGCCCTACAACACATCCCACCTGTACGTCTGTGGTACCTACGCCTTCCAGCCCAAATGCACCTACATT GACATGCTTACCTTCACTTTGGAGCGCGGAGAGTTTGAGGATGGGAAGGGGAAAtgtccctatgacccagccaagggccacactggcctccttgtgG ATGGCGAGCTGTACTCGGCCACGCTCAACAACTTCCTAGGTACAGAGCCTGTGATCCTGCGCAACATGGGGCCTCACCACTCCATGAAGACAGAATACCTGGCCTTCTGGCTCAATG AACCTCATTTTGTAGGCTCTGCCTACATACCAGAGAGTGTGGGCAGCTTCACAGGGGACGATGACAAGGTCTACTTCTTCTTCAGTGAGCGGGCAGTGGAGTATGATTGCTATGCGGAACAGGTGGTGGCTCGGGTAGCCCGAGTCTGCAAG GGCGACATGGGGGGTGCACGGACCCTGCAGAGGAAGTGGACCACGTTCCTGAAGGCGAGGCTGGTGTGCTCTGCCCCCGACTGGCAGCTCTACTTCAACCAACTGCAGGCACTGCACACCCTGCAGGATGCCTCTTGGCACAACACCACCTTCTTTGGGGTTTTTCGTGCACGATG GGGCGATGTGGACCTGTCAGCAGTCTGCGAGTACCAGTTGGAAGAGATCCAGAGGGTATTTGAGGGTCCCTACAAGGAGTACCGTGAGCAAGCCCAGAAGTGGGGCCGCTATACTGACCCAGTACCCAGCCCACGGCCAGGCTCG TGCATCAACAATTGGCACCGACGCCATGGCTATACCAGTTCTCTAGAGCTGCCTGATAACACCCTCAACTTCATCAAGAAGCACCCACTGATGGAGGAGCAAGTAGGGCCTCGGTGGGGCCGGCCCTTGCTTGTGAAGAAGGACACCAACTTCACCCACCTGGTGGCTGACCGGGTTACAGGACTTGATGGAGCCACCTATACAGTGCTGTTCATTGGCACAG GAGACGGCTGGCTGCTTAAGGCTGTGAGCCTGGGGCCCTGGGTCCACCTGATCGAGGAGCTACAGGTGTTTGACCAGGAGCCTGTGGAAAGCTTGGTCCTATCCCGGAGCAAG AAGCTTCTCTTTGCAGGCTCCCGCTCTCAGCTGGTTCAGCTGCCCCTGGCTGACTGCATGAAGTACCGCTCTTGCGCAGACTGCGTCCTCGCTCGGGACCCCTACTGTGCCTGGAGTGTCAACACCAGCCGCTGTGTGACCGTGGGTGGCCACTCTGG GTCCTTGCTGATCCAGCACGTGACAGTCTCAGACACCTCAGGCATTTGTAACCTCCGTGGCAATAAGAAAG TCAGGCTCACACCCAAAAACATCACCGTGGTGGCAGGCACAGACCTGGTGCTGCCCTGCCGCCTCTCTTCCAATTTGGCCCATGCCCGCTGGACTTTTGGGGGCCGGGACCTGCCTGCCGAACAGCCCGGCTCCTTCCTCTATGATGCCCGCCTACAGGCCCTGGTTGTGATGGCCGCCCAGCCCCGCCACGCCGGGGCCTACCACTGCTTTTCAGAGGAGCAGGGGGCGCGGCTGGCTGCTGAAGGCTACCTGGTGGCTGTGGTGGCGGGTCCATCGGTGACCCTGGAGGCCCGGGCACCCTTGGAAAACCTGGGGCTGGTGTGGCTGGCTGTGGTGGCCCTGGGGGCCGTGTgcctggtgctgctgctgcttgtTTTGTCCCTGCGCCGGCGACTGCGGGAGGAACTGGAAAAAGGTGCCAAGGCGGCGGAGAGGACCCTGGTGTATCCTCTGGAGCTGCCCAAGGAGCCTACCAGCCCCCCGTTCAGGCCTGGCCCCGAGGCCGATGAGAAACTCTGGGATCCTGTTGGCTACTACTACTCAGACGGCTCCCTCAAGATTGTGCCTGGACACGCTCGGTGCCAGCCCGGGGGCGGGCCCCCTTCTCCACCTCCAGGCATCCCCGGCCAGCCCCTGCCTTCTCCGACCCGGCTTCACCTGGGGGGCGGGCGGAACTCAAATGCCAATGGCTACGTCCGCTTACAGCTGGGAGGGGAAGACCGCGGCGGGCTTGGGCACCCGCTGCCGGAGCTCGCTGATGAACTGAGGCGCAAGCTGCAGCAGCGCCAGCCGCTGCCGGACTCCAATCCTGAGGAGTCCTCGGTATGA